Below is a genomic region from Helicobacter pylori.
TGAAAAAAACGATTTTACTTTCTCTTATGGTTTCATCGCTCCTTGCTGAAGATGACGGCGTTTTTATGAGCGTGGGCTATCAAATCGGCGAAGCCGCTCAAATGGTGAAAAACACCGGTGAAATCCAAAAAGTCTCCAACGCTTACGAAAATTTGAACAATCTTTTAACCCGCTATAACGAACTCAAGCAAACGGCCTCTAACACCGATTCAAGCACCGCTCAAGCGATTAATAATCTAAAAGAGAGCGCTAACCGATTAAAAACGACCCCCAATAGCGCCAATCAAGCCGTGTCTTCAGCGCTCAGCTCTGCGGTAGCCATGTGGCAAGTGATAGTCTCTAATTTAGCCAATAATTCGCTACCCACTAGTGAATACGAAAAACTCAAAGCAACTTCTCAATTGCTCCAAAATACCCTAGAGAATAAAAATACAGCCAACAATAATACCACGATTGACAATGACGCTTCAAAGCTTTTAGATGACGCTAAAACCATTATTAGCACCCTTCAAAGCCAATGCCCAAAGATAGATGGGGGCAATGGCAAACCATGGGGCATTAATGCAAGCGGGAACGCATGCAATATTTTTGGCAACACATTCAACGCCATCACTAACATGATTGATAGCGCTAAAAAAGCCGCCGAGCAATTTAGAAGAACCGACCCAAGCCAAGGCACAAACCAACCAAACACTTTTACCGACGCTGATTTTAATAAAAACCTTAATGAAGTATCAAGCGTTATTAACGATACGATCTCTTACCTCAAAGGGGAGAATTTAGCAACCATCTATAACACCCTTCAAAAAACGCCCGGTTCTAAAGGGTTTCAAAGTTTGGTGAGCAAGTCTAGCTATAGTTATTCTCTCAACGAAACCCAATATTCTGAATTCCAAACTACCACCAAAGAGTTTGGCAACAACCCTTTTAGAAGCGTGGGATTGATTAATTCTCAAAGCAATAACGGGGCGATGAATGGCGTGGGCGTGCAATTAGGCTATAAGCAATTCTTTGGGAAAAATAAATTTTTTGGGATCCGGTATTATGCCTTTTTTGATTACAACCATGCCTATATCAAATCCAACTTTTTTAACTCCGCTTCTAATGTTTTCACTTATGGCGCAGGCAGTGATCTTTTATTGAATTTCATCAATGGCGGATCCGATAAAAACCGCAAAATCTCTTTTGGCATTTTTGGAGGCATCGCACTAGCAGGCACAACATGGCTTAATTCGCAATTTGTGAATTTAAAAACCACCACTAGCATCTACAACGCTAAAATCAACAACACCAATTTCCAATTCTTATTCAATACCGGTTTAAGGCTTCAAGGGATTCACCATGGCGTGGAATTGGGCGTGAAAATCCCCACCATCAACACGAATTACTATTCTTTCATGGGCGCTAAATTAGCATTCCGAAGGCTTTATAGCGTGTATTTCAATTATGTTTTGGCTTATTGATACTAAATCGGTTCTCATTAATAATGAGGACAAAGCCAACTTTTTGGCTCTCCAATGAATAATGGCATCATTTTACTTGACTTTTTACAAAAAACACACTAGAATTTCTCTTTATCTTTTGAGCGAAATTCCAGATTAGCTCAGCGGTAGAGTAGGCGGCTGTTAACCGCTTGGTCGTAGGTTCGAATCCTACATCTGGAGCCATACTTTTAACTCATCTTTTTTTTATAGCAAAATTTCACGCAATCCCTTTTGATCTGATCCATAACGCATTGACTAAAACCCCCACCACAACCCCTATCGCTAAATTATGCGTGTATAAAACCACCGCCACGACTAAGAGCATGTTCAGCGTGTCATAGAGCTTGATTTTTTTAATGTTCATAACGGACTGGAAATTAAAAGTGGTGAAAGAAATCATCACCATCACCGCCACAACCGCTACAATGGGGATCTTAACCACATATTCATTAAACACTAATATTAGCACCATTAAAGAAAAGCCGGCAAAAAAAGTAGAAAGCCTTGTTTTGGCCCCGGATTTTGCGTTAATGATAGACTGCCCCACTAAAGCGCACCCTGTCATTCCCCCCAAGAGCCCTGAGATGATATTCCCCAAGCCTTGCGCTTTAGTTTCTTTATTTTTATCGCTCACGCCGTCTTTTAAAATGACATCTAAAGTTTTAGCGGTCAATAAGCTTTCTATCGTGCCCACTAGCGCTAAAGAAAGAGCGTAAGGCAACAATCCTACCACCATTTTAAAATCCAAATTTTTGGGGATAATGATGAAATGAAAGCCTGAAACCCCTTGCTCAATGCTCCCCAAATTCGGTGCATGCGTATCAAAAATTAAAGCGATCGCACTCACTATAAGGATACAAATCAGATTAGAGGGGATTTTTTTAGTGATTAAAGGGAAAAGATAAATAATCAATATCCCAATAGCAAGCAAGATAAACACCCCTAAATTTTGGTTTTGAAGGAATTTGAATTGCTCCATTAAAAGCAAAATGCCTAGCGCGTTCACAAAGCCATACATCACTGATTGGGGGATAAATCTCAAAAGATTCCCTATTTTCAAATAGCCTAAAAGAATTTGCAACATTCCTGCCATAAGAGTCGCCACGCCTGCGTATTCAAGCCCGTAGTTTTTAACCACGCCCACCAAAATGAGCGCCACTGATCCAGCCGCTGCGCTAATCATCGCCTTTCTAGCCCCAAAAAGAGACAACACAAAAGCCAT
It encodes:
- a CDS encoding outer membrane beta-barrel protein, yielding MKKTILLSLMVSSLLAEDDGVFMSVGYQIGEAAQMVKNTGEIQKVSNAYENLNNLLTRYNELKQTASNTDSSTAQAINNLKESANRLKTTPNSANQAVSSALSSAVAMWQVIVSNLANNSLPTSEYEKLKATSQLLQNTLENKNTANNNTTIDNDASKLLDDAKTIISTLQSQCPKIDGGNGKPWGINASGNACNIFGNTFNAITNMIDSAKKAAEQFRRTDPSQGTNQPNTFTDADFNKNLNEVSSVINDTISYLKGENLATIYNTLQKTPGSKGFQSLVSKSSYSYSLNETQYSEFQTTTKEFGNNPFRSVGLINSQSNNGAMNGVGVQLGYKQFFGKNKFFGIRYYAFFDYNHAYIKSNFFNSASNVFTYGAGSDLLLNFINGGSDKNRKISFGIFGGIALAGTTWLNSQFVNLKTTTSIYNAKINNTNFQFLFNTGLRLQGIHHGVELGVKIPTINTNYYSFMGAKLAFRRLYSVYFNYVLAY
- a CDS encoding SulP family inorganic anion transporter — protein: MLEKIQKEWLSNIQKDLLSGFVVGLSVIPETAGFAIMVGLDVGVAFYTTFYMAFVLSLFGARKAMISAAAGSVALILVGVVKNYGLEYAGVATLMAGMLQILLGYLKIGNLLRFIPQSVMYGFVNALGILLLMEQFKFLQNQNLGVFILLAIGILIIYLFPLITKKIPSNLICILIVSAIALIFDTHAPNLGSIEQGVSGFHFIIIPKNLDFKMVVGLLPYALSLALVGTIESLLTAKTLDVILKDGVSDKNKETKAQGLGNIISGLLGGMTGCALVGQSIINAKSGAKTRLSTFFAGFSLMVLILVFNEYVVKIPIVAVVAVMVMISFTTFNFQSVMNIKKIKLYDTLNMLLVVAVVLYTHNLAIGVVVGVLVNALWIRSKGIA